In one Culex quinquefasciatus strain JHB chromosome 2, VPISU_Cqui_1.0_pri_paternal, whole genome shotgun sequence genomic region, the following are encoded:
- the LOC119767754 gene encoding uncharacterized serine-rich protein C215.13-like codes for MSSGKKDNTGIAGAANFIASFSPVKDVYKSVSTSSNYSSSSSLVSTASSARPQSQQSQQSSQNQGPTTQQQVQAQPGKVDASGAPVQRSASFNATCTVPLSISKTTQVKNSASFSNCSLLTKVAKKSGLTASLTANSLLKFSSSSSANSLLALKQQQQANGITISSNITEALAMAGQNPSACLRNSPSASSSTSLASSTTSTITAAAAAAAAASSAASTPNSPAATGTGPVAALSLAQFSKNNIVDYYV; via the coding sequence ATGTCGTCGGGCAAGAAAGACAACACCGGGATCGCCGGCGCGGCCAACTTTATTGCGTCCTTCTCGCCGGTTAAGGACGTTTATAAGTCGGTGTCCACCAGTTCCAActactcgtcgtcgtcgtcgctggtGTCGACGGCCAGCTCGGCCCGGCCCCAGTCCCAGCAGTCCCAGCAATCGTCCCAAAATCAGGGCCCAACGACGCAGCAGCAGGTGCAGGCTCAGCCAGGGAAGGTTGACGCTTCGGGAGCTCCCGTGCAGCGATCGGCTTCGTTCAACGCGACCTGCACGGTTCCGCTCAGTATTAGCAAGACCACGCAGGTCAAGAACTCTGCGTCCTTCAGCAACTGCTCGCTGCTGACAAAGGTGGCGAAAAAGTCCGGGTTGACGGCGTCCCTGACCGCCAATTCCCTGCTCAAGTTTTCCTCCTCCAGTTCGGCCAACAGCTTGCTGGCGCTGAAGCAGCAACAACAAGCCAACGGGATCACCATCTCGAGCAACATCACCGAAGCGCTGGCCATGGCTGGGCAAAATCCGAGCGCCTGCCTGCGAAACTCGCCCTCGGCGTCCTCCTCGACGTCGTTGGCCTCTTCGACGACCTCCACGATcacggccgccgccgccgcagccGCTGCTGCATCATCAGCTGCCTCCACCCCAAACTCCCCGGCCGCCACCGGAACCGGACCCGTGGCCGCGCTGTCGCTGGCCCAGTTCAGCAAGAACAACATCGTTGACTATTACGTTTAA